ACTCATCGGTGGAATGATATTTTGACTATAATATATGCTGATTTTAGACGTGCTAATTATGATTGGAAAAATATGGAAAATGACTATCCAACAGACGCAACAAAAAAATTAATTTATCATTGTGGAGTTTCTGTTGATATGAGATATGGGACTTCAGGTTCTGGAATTAATAATCCTTGGATAATTGATAATGCATTAAGAGATTATTTTGGTTTTAAAAGTAGTACTGATTTTAAATGGAGGAGTTTGACATGGGGATGGGCAAAAAAATTAAGAAATGAACTAAATAATGGACGACCTGTAATTTATAATGCAGGATATATACATAACGCAAATGATAAAGACTGGTTTGGTGGACACACATTTGTTTTGGATGGCTACAATGGTTCTGATCATTTTCATATTAATTGGGGCTGGTACGGTGATCAAAATGGTCGTTATTACCTTGGTGATTTTGATACTGATTATGGAAATTTTAATCAAATGGAAAGTGCTATTTTTGGAGCAGAACCTAAAAGAGAAACTGGAGTTGGAAAACCTAACATCATTTATCCTAATGCTTTTGAAGGCAATAGTGTGGTATTACACACTCGCCCTGTTGAAGGAGCAACTGATTACGAATGGACCAGTTATCCATTAACCACATCTACCATTACAGGAACAGGAAGAACTGTTGTATTAACAGCTTCAGGAAGTTGTCAGGTTTGTGTACGTGCTCATAATGCACAATGTGATATTTATTCTAATCAATATTGTGAATATATTGTAAAAGGAGCACCTAATAATAATAATTATTTTATTCATGGTCCTTCTGTAGTTAAAATACGTCAAGAAGCAAATTATTGGACGGATCCGGTTCCTGGAACTTCTTCATATGAATGGTCTGTAAGAGAAGGATTGTTTTTAGATAAAGATAAACCAATTCAGTATTATATTGCCGGAAATGGAACAAACGCAACTTTCTGGACATCAAAAGAAGGTTGTTATACAATAAATGTAAAGGCAGTAAATGAATTTGGCAGTAGCTGGCAATCAAAACAAATTTCTACCAGTAATAGTAATTGTAATTCTGGAAAATCAGATACTACAAAATTTACTCGTAATAATAAAATTATTAGTTCAACAGCAATGAATATAAACAATAAAACTTCTGAAATAACAAATAATATCCAATCAATAAAAGAAATAACTATATTTCCAAATCCTGCTTCAAATTATATATATATTACTATACCTGAAAATAATAAAAAATTAATGGTTAAAATTGTTAATATGCAGGGAAAAATAATGAAAACATTAGAAACAGAAAAACATATTTTTCGTATATATACAAAAGATATAGATAATGGTTTTTATATATTACAAATTATTGATTCTGAAAAAATAATTAACAAAAAAATACAAATTATTAAATAATTCTTTAAAATATTTTATATTATGAAAAAAATAGTAATATTTTTATTAATAACTTTTTTTACAGTAAGTATTTTTACATATTGTATTAAGCATGAGGTTCTTGCTCCACCATATACAATATATAAAACAAAAGGAAATTATAATGATTTAATTTTTATAGGTTTATCAAAGGATAAAAAAATGGTAAATTCTTTTCCTGGTCCTAATGGTGTTTATGTTATAATAAATGAAGATACTATATTTAAAATCCCAACAATATTACATCAGGGTTATCTTTTAGATAATAAAGGAATTCCAGTTATAGAAAATGCAGCATTTATTGACATTACTTACAAAGAGTTTAGTAAGTTAGATTCACCTTTATCACAAGAAGAGATGTTAAACATGATTATAGATGATGATCCATTTACAGAAGTATGGAAAGGAAATAGAGGTGAATTTAAAAGTATTGCAGGGCATTTTACATGCCCTGAATATAAAGCAGCTATTGAAAAAATAAATGAAATAATTGATAATGATGAATTGGATAAATATTTTGAACGATTGAAGTGAAATTTTTTATAATGAAAAAATAAAATTTCCCTTTTACTCGTATATAATACAGGTTAAAAACAAGTGGGTGGAAAGTAGTAAGATGAAACGAATAGCAATATTTCCAATCATTATTTTTTTTACAATAAGTTTTTTTACATATTGTATTAAGCATGAAGTTTTATCCCCTGGTCGTAAAATTTATAAAACTAGGGGAGATTATAATAATTTAATTTTTATTAGACTATCTAAGGATAAAAAAATGGTTGTTCAATATCCAGGCCCAAGTGGTGTTTATTATATTAATAAAGATGGAGATACTATATTGTTTACTCCAACAATATTACATCAAGATTTTCTTTTAGATAATAAAGGTATTAGCGTTAATTCAGTATTTATTGATATCACTTATGAAGAATTTAGTAAGCGTGAGTCATCATTATCTCAAGAAGAAATGTTAAATATGATAGTTGATGATGATCCTATAATTGAATTATATAAGACTAGAAAAAGTGCTGAGTTACTACCAGAGTTGACTGTTGATAAAATAAATGAACTTATTGATAATGATGAATTGGATAAATATTTTGAACAATTGAAGTGAAATTTTTTATCCCGATTAATTCATAAACTTCAAAGATAGAATCCTGAATTAATCTGACGACTAAGTAAAGCTAATATTTTGCTGCGCTTTGCTTCCAAAATTTAAGCTTTACTAAGTCGGGTTCCGAAAAATCCCAAAACAAGTTTTGGTTGATTTTTCGAGAATTCTCGCAAAGCGGAAATTAACCTGAATTATATAAGCACTTTATAATAAACGTATGAATAATTCAGGTTATAATGAAAAAATAAAATTTCCCTTTTACTCGAATATAATAAAGGCTAAAAACAAGTGGGGTAAAGTAGTAAAATGAAAAATATAAACATAAAATAAACATCGGAGAGATTGAAAGATTGGTGCAATAAAACCGCATTGCTCATAGCCTAATTCGTTAGCAGCCATTTTTAAACATGGACATACAAAAAAACATAGAATTATTTCTTAATATATTATGAAAAGAATAGCAATATTTCCAATCATTATTTTTTTTACAATAAGTTTTTTTACTTCTTGTATAAAAAATGAAGCTATAGCACCTGGTTATGTAATATATAAAACAAAAGGAAATTATAATGATTTAATTTTTATTAGATTATCTAAGGATAAAAAAATGGTTGTTCAATATCCAGGTCCAAGTGATGTTTATTATATTAATAAAAATGAAGATACTATTTTACGTACACCAACAATATTACACAAGGATTATCTTCTTGATAATAAAGGTATCAATACAAATGCGGTATTTATTGATATTAGTTATGCAGAATTTAGTAAGCGTGAGTCATCATTATCTCAAGAAGAAATGATGAATATGATTGTTGATGATGATCCATTTACAGAATATTGGTATGGTAAAACAGGAAATTTAAGAAGTAAAGATTTTGAAGTAAGTATTGAAGAAATTAATGAAATTATTGATAATAATGAAATTGATAAATATTTTGAGAGGAGAAAGTAAAATTTACTTAATAGTATTGCTTTTAATAAAAAATAAAATTTCCCTTTTACTCGTATATAATAAATAATATTCCATAACATTATCTTTTAACATACTGATTAATTATAATATTTATTATAAATTATCGTTAATGATTTATTATATAGAGTCTATAAGAAAACTCCTATATTGTCATTTCGACTAAAAGGAGAAATCTCATAACACAATGTATATCAATTGAATGAGATTTCTCACTTCGTTCGAAATGACAGCATAAATATAAATTTCATGAGTTTTCTTAGATGCACTATATAGCGATTAATTATATCAATCCATTAATTATTTTAAAGTGAAATTCAGAACTTTCTTTTTATTTATTACAATAATATATTTATTTTCTTGCAACAGGGAGGAATTTATTACAGATAACACTGCCAAACTTGAGTTTTCTGTTGATACTGTTATGTTTGATACTGTTTTTACTACAATTGGTTCAACAACAAAAAGTTTTAAGGTATATAACCGTCATAAAAAATATATAAGTATTTCATCAATTATCTTAGCGAAAGGTGATAATTCTAATTTCAGGATAAATATAAATGGAATATCAGGAAATGCAAAAAACATTGAAATACCTCCGCAAGACAGTATGTTTGTTTTTGTTGAAGTAAATGTTGACCCAAACAGAGATGAAATGATTGAACAGGATTCAATTGTATTTATCACTAATGGAAATGCTCAGGATATTGATCTTGTTGCTTTTGGTCAGGATGTTAATCTTGTTGAAGGTGAAATTATCGAATCACAAACATGGACAAATGAAAAACCGTATCTAATTTATTATTATATTGCTGTTGACACATTACAAACTTTGACAATTGAACAAGGCACACATATTTATTTTCATAAAGAGGCATATATGTATGTACAAGGAACATTAATTGTAAATGGTACAATAGACGAACCCGTTATTTTTGAAGGCGACAGATTAGAATATCTTTATGAAGATGTACCGGGACAATGGGGTGGTATTCATTTTGTAATTGGCACAGAAAATAACCTGATTAATTATGCTGAAATTAAAAATGCAACCACAGGTGTTCGAGCCGACTCAATTGTAAATTTTACTAATCCAACTGTAACTATATCGAATACACGTATTGAAAAC
This is a stretch of genomic DNA from Bacteroidales bacterium. It encodes these proteins:
- a CDS encoding C10 family peptidase — encoded protein: MAQVLKKWECRVEGTSYHSYTHRWNDILTIIYADFRRANYDWKNMENDYPTDATKKLIYHCGVSVDMRYGTSGSGINNPWIIDNALRDYFGFKSSTDFKWRSLTWGWAKKLRNELNNGRPVIYNAGYIHNANDKDWFGGHTFVLDGYNGSDHFHINWGWYGDQNGRYYLGDFDTDYGNFNQMESAIFGAEPKRETGVGKPNIIYPNAFEGNSVVLHTRPVEGATDYEWTSYPLTTSTITGTGRTVVLTASGSCQVCVRAHNAQCDIYSNQYCEYIVKGAPNNNNYFIHGPSVVKIRQEANYWTDPVPGTSSYEWSVREGLFLDKDKPIQYYIAGNGTNATFWTSKEGCYTINVKAVNEFGSSWQSKQISTSNSNCNSGKSDTTKFTRNNKIISSTAMNINNKTSEITNNIQSIKEITIFPNPASNYIYITIPENNKKLMVKIVNMQGKIMKTLETEKHIFRIYTKDIDNGFYILQIIDSEKIINKKIQIIK